In the Gopherus flavomarginatus isolate rGopFla2 chromosome 23, rGopFla2.mat.asm, whole genome shotgun sequence genome, CCCCGGCCTTCGCTGGCTCCCAGGACTGGATCGGCACGGTGGAGGCCGGCTTGTGCATGGATCACTTTTTCGGGGTGCCGTGCAAAATTGTGCACAGCccccggggcagggggctgggggggcaggtgggggcctTGTATGCCCATTTCCAGGAGGGTGGGGGGCCTGTGATGCTGGGGGGTGACGCTGATAGCTCCTCCAAGGGGCTACTGGGGGTCTGCTCCGTGCCCACCGGCCACCATCTCCTTGTCCTGGATCCCCACTATTAcaggggggcagggggcctggggcgGGAGGGGATGCAGGCAGCGGGGTGGGTGCGTTGGCAGGGCCTGGCCTCCTTCGACCCCGTCTCCTTCTACAATCTCTGCCTGCCGCAGTTCCGGCGGGACGCGGGCGAGGGAGATGGCACCGGTGAAAACTGATCTGCACGAGCGAGCATCGCCCGGATGGCCTCTGAGGGAGTCACTGGGCCCCCGGGAGCTTTGCACAAGGGCGATGTCACTGGGACCCGTGAACATTGGCTTGCACGAGCAAGGGTCACCCGGATGGCTGCCAAGAGATTTCCACAAGGGAGATGTCACTGGGACTCGTGAACCTTGGTTTGCACAAGCAAGAATTGTCCAGAGGGCCACCAAGAGCTTTGCACAAGGGAGATGTCACTGGGACTTGTGAACATTGCTTTGCACAAGTGAGAGTCACCCAGCTGGTCACCAAGGGGGTTGCACAAGTAGGCCATGTGAATTTGGTTTACACAAGCGAGAGTCACTAGACGGCCACCAAGGGCTTTGCACGAGGAAGATGGCACGGGAACTCGTGAACATTGGTTTGCATGAGTGAGAGGAGTTTGCCCAAAGCTGCCACTCTCCTGGCCCGACCTGAGGGAATGACAATTCCCTGCTGATTTTTGGGCCATGTGCCCCCTCCATGCTCcgggagggaatgaacagaacagggcagatagcaagtgatccatgccctgtcgtCCACTCTCGGCTTCGGGCAGgcggaggtttagggacacctggagaatgggaggggaaggaggggggtcgcATCCCTggccgtcctggctaatagccattgagggaccagGAACGTCTCCGATTCGTGTTTGACTCCAACGATGCTTTTGGCCTTTGCAGCGTCCTGCAGCGAGGAGTTCcccaggttaactgtgtgttgcGTGAAGCAATCCTTCCTTCCTGCTGCCTAGTCACTTCAGCGGGTGACCCCTGGTCCTGGTGTGAGCAGTGAACCATCTCCCACGCTGCCCAAATCGCTTTCACGGCTCATTCAGCCCCCCTGCCTTTTGCACGCTTCCTTCGGGGAACCCGGCCCTCCTGGCGTCGCCAGGAATTAGCGATCCAT is a window encoding:
- the UFSP1 gene encoding inactive Ufm1-specific protease 1, encoding MEGAGDVPRSLLPNVHRGLPFPGSPTRAALVSGSYLYYHYGCDGVDDRGWGCGYRTLQTLCSWLTGAGAGPGGCPQPVPTLLAIQQALVEMGDKPPAFAGSQDWIGTVEAGLCMDHFFGVPCKIVHSPRGRGLGGQVGALYAHFQEGGGPVMLGGDADSSSKGLLGVCSVPTGHHLLVLDPHYYRGAGGLGREGMQAAGWVRWQGLASFDPVSFYNLCLPQFRRDAGEGDGTGEN